A window of the Zeugodacus cucurbitae isolate PBARC_wt_2022May chromosome 2, idZeuCucr1.2, whole genome shotgun sequence genome harbors these coding sequences:
- the LOC105215683 gene encoding uncharacterized protein LOC105215683 — MRICGLHNRPSATSVGSSASALESFLQPQLRKHFADEVKQKQAISDHLINKILYSKRLLVDHVEALEQCLRTIKQPVQSTDQTDASGVGTAISRAEIFTARNTCILLGTTILEHFVTPKWLRLTLVPSLLLTTGFSAIYMVKNIFIFRNKMVESELDSLIRTIDEFGNCIRRNMTYFNEILIMKQQELIESRQIERAWDCITSAKEVTEILYDATRKLETQYPLPVRFSQYYSQMEELRECEYFKNNVTDYSPKHIKDFHNIFAYVQSQFLLRLALTISTKPSISELNGELVKIDCLIRQLVQEEENHFKNLAIEINKKKQLELEVLNATKAMQTRNSPVAVLQNSSLKLSACMVAVAGECQALDITLQRLTETEAEQKDNAKQLIQVANNMRGIENALSVCFDDFQRLMLVYNKFLNSKLDNQQPEGAADGENDTAGNEEFPESILRVEISQHQNDESKRDDFYAYMYDEQQAQAEKEQLEAEAIAQNNKDHDMEILNFEKRITQGKFRPVLKQLKDRIDPIRSEMLEKERQVLAAKGINVDELFGKEENAKHVEDDKPKNKKSISFEHSGGESDSEGSADLEFQRNNKKLKERDNFAEMRNFLAQKQAINIFKLDDAAPITTTGNEEILESEC, encoded by the exons ATGAGAATTTGCGGTTTACATAATAGACCATCGGCAACTAGTGTTGGAAGCAGTGCTTCTGCATTAGAATCATTTTTACAGCCACAATTAAGAAAGCACTTCGCCGATGAGGTGAAGCAGAAACAG GCCATCTCAGATCATTTGATAAACAAAATACTCTACTCCAAGCGATTGCTAGTTGATCATGTAGAAGCATTGGAACAGTGTTTGCGGACCATAAAACAGCCGGTGCAGTCAACGGATCAGACAGATGCAAGCGGTGTTGGTACTGCTATTTCCAGAGCAGAGATCTTTACAGCGCGGAATACTTGCATATTGTTGGGTACCACAATTTTGGAGCACTTCGTTACACCGAAATGGTTACGATTGACATTGGTGCCATCGCTGTTATTGACAACCGGCTTTAGTGCCATCTACATggttaagaatatatttatttttcgtaaTAAGATGGTCGAAAGTGAATTGGATAGTTTGATACGGACGATTGATGAATTTGGAAATTGCATTCGCCGAAATATGacttatttcaatgaaatactcATAATGAAGCAACAAGAGCTTATTGA atCTCGTCAAATAGAGCGTGCTTGGGACTGCATTACATCGGCGAAGGAGGTTACAGAGATATTGTATGATGCAACTCGCAAATTGGAAACGCAGTATCCACTGCCTGTTCGTTTTTCGCAATACTACTCACAAATGGAAGAGTTGCGCGAatgtgaatatttcaaaaataacgtCACCGATTATAGCCCTAAACACATCAAA gattttcacaatatattcgCATATGTGCAGTCACAGTTCTTATTACGGCTTGCCCTCACGATCTCAACTAAACCATCCATCAGTGAATTGAATGGTGAATTAGTAAAAATTGACTGTCTTATTCGACAACTAGTGCAGGAGGaagaaaatcattttaaaaatttagctattgaaataaataaaaagaaacagtTAGAATTAGAGGTGTTGAATGCTACAAAAGCTATGCAAACCCGTAACAGCCCCGTCGCTGTACTGCAAAATTCTTCGCTCAAATTAAGTGCGTGTATGGTAGCCGTTGCTGGTGAGTGCCAAGCTCTAGATATTACACTGCAAAGACTCACTGAAACTGAAGCGGAACAAAAAGATAATGCCAAGCAACTAATTCAAGTGGCAAACAATATGCGCGGCATTGAAAACGCGTTATCCGTGTGCTTTGATGATTTTCAACGCCTTATGTtggtttataataaatttttgaatagcAAATTGGATAATCAACAGCCGGAAGGTGCTGCCGATGGTGAAAACGACACAGCAGGCAATGAAGAATTTCCCGAGAGTATCCTACGTGTTGAAATTTCACAACATCAAAATGATGAGAGTAAACGTGATGATTTCTATGCATACATGTACGATGAACAGCAAGCTCAAGCCGAGAAAGAGCAACTAGAAGCTGAGGCAATAGCTCAAAATAATAAAGATCATGACatggaaattttgaattttgaaaaaagaataACTCAAGGAAAGTTTCGTCCTGTGTTGAAGCAGTTGAAAGATCGTATCGATCCAATACGTAGTGAAATGCTAGAAAAAGAGCGTCAAGTGTTGGCAGCTAAGGGTATAAATGTTGACGAACTCTTTGGTAAAGAAGAAAATGCCAAGCATGTAGAGGACGATAAGCCaaagaacaaaaaaagtatTAGCTTCGAGCATAGTGGTGGCGAAAGCGATAGCGAAGGCTCGGCGGACTTGGAATTTCAAAGAAACAACAAGAAGTTGAAGGAACGTGATAACTTTGCGGAAATGCGAAATTTTTTGGCACAAAAGCAAGCTATCAATATATTCAAATTGGATGATGCagcaccaataacaacaacgggtAATGAGGAAATTTTGGAAAGTGAATGTTAA
- the LOC105215679 gene encoding chondroadherin: MDYRYMLLLLYFGAAVVLSSAQHENIPYENVEDICQECACLTAHDSDKRYHYLLSCTSKKFKHILARWPTGFGKNHDNVDIVASFSYNNIELLQQLPATDAQLTFSCRHCGIKNLQEPTFIDVPNIRRLDLSWNEITSDVLTPGVFRGPYRVTHYEPIQLVDLDLSHNKLHTLDKKVFEHTPNLTKLNLSYNELKVLNTPTVMALSSVTGLQELDLSHTAIKNVSMSIFKSLVNLRILNLAGNELTSVPDKLQLIGRSLISLNLAQNPIERFTEESFIGLKSLQNLNISYMPILKTVGKSVFTRLETLRRLDCAHNPKLVEFDMESLLHSSNLTDLDISYCALTAISLIVNVTDKSKTNISSLAKPWTHLHTFVTSGNPWHCNCSLIQTMEYIGAQHSNMDTPARCNTPYFLAGSIIPNLTSEEICSLKIPSKIKVVEEEPPRFLRKRYIMLSVVTAAVVVSIGVMLGFAIAAIRRRLKRDDFGIEPIRYTSVRSSNLSAFSHGNTNSIVVSGNGTTNPSV; encoded by the exons atggaTTATAGATATATGCTACTG ctACTCTATTTCGGCGCAGCAGTGGTGCTCTCTTCTGCACAGCACGAGAATATACCTTACGAAAATGTAGAGGATATTTGCCAAGAGTGTGCATGCTTAACGGCACATGACAGTGATAAACGCTACCATTATTTACTTAGTTGTACTTCAAAGAAATTCAAGCACATATTAGCACGTTGGCCGACTGGGTTCGGAAAGAACCATGACA aTGTGGATATTGTGGCCAGTTTCTCGTACAACAACATCGAACTACTGCAGCAGTTGCCGGCCACAGATGCTCAACTCACCTTTTCGTGTCGTCATTGTGGTATCAAGAACCTGCAAGAGCCCACATTCATTGATGTACCCAACATAAGGCGACTAGACTTGAGTTGGAATGAAATAACTAGCGATGTGCTGACACCCGGCGTGTTTCGTGGTCCATATCGAGTGACGCATTACGAACCCATACAGTTAGTGGACTTGGATTTGAGTCATAACAAATTACATACGTTAGACAAAAAAGTATTCGAACACACACCAAATTTAACGAAATTAAATTTGAGTTACAACGAGTTGAAGGTGCTGAATACACCCACAGTTATGGCTCTGTCATCCGTGACCGGTTTGCAG gaaCTTGATTTGTCACATACTGCCATTAAAAACGTATCGATGTCTATTTTCAAATCGTTAGTGAATCTAcgtattttaaatttagctgGTAATGAGCTCACTAGCGTGCCTGATAAGCTGCAATTGATTGGCAGAAGTCTAATTTCACTGAATTTGGCACAAAACCCCATTGAACGCTTCACGGAGGagagctttattggtttgaagTCCTTACAGAATTTGAATATCAGTTATATGCCGATTTTGAAGACAGTCGGAAAGAGTGTATTCACACGCTTAGAAACCTTGCGACGTTTAGACTGTGCACACAACCCAAAATTGGTAGAATTCGACATGGAAAGCTTACTGCATAGCAGTAATCTAACTGAC CTTGACATTTCTTACTGTGCACTGACGGCAATTTCACTCATAGTGAATGTAACGGATAAGTCCAAAACGAACATCAGCAGTCTTGCCAAACCTTGGACCCATTTACATACATTCGTAACTTCTGGCAATCCTTGGCATTGCAATTGCAGTCTCATTCAGACCATGGAATATATCGGTGCACAACACAGCAATATGGATACACCAGCGCGTTGTAATACACCTTACTTCCTAGCGGGCTCTATCATACCCAATTTGACTTCAGAGGAAATATGCAGCTTAAAGATACCCAGCAAAATTAAAGTCGTGGAAGAGGAGCCACCGAGATTTCTGCGCAAACGGTACATCATGTTGTCCGTCGTTACCGCGGCTGTGGTGGTGTCGATTGGTGTAATGCTCGGCTTCGCAATTGCAGCTATACGTCGGCGATTGAAACGCGATGACTTTGGCATTGAACCAATACGTTACACTAGTGTGAGAAGTAGTAATTTATCGGCCTTCTCTCACGGGAATACCAATTCCATTGTTGTGAGTGGGAATGGTACGACCAATCCCAGTGTATAA